A window from Micromonospora terminaliae encodes these proteins:
- the gdhA gene encoding NADP-specific glutamate dehydrogenase, translating into MPETVETVFANVVKRNPGEPEFHQAVREVLESIGPALARHPEYAHACVIERICEPERQVIFRVPWEDDHGRVRVNRGFRVEFNSALGPFKGGLRFHPSVYLGIVKFLGFEQIFKNALTGLPIGGGKGGADFDPKGRSDREVMRFCQSFMTELYRHIGAQTDVPAGDIGVGGREIGYLFGQYKRITNRYESGVLTGKGLSYGGAQVRREATGYGAVFFAEEMLKQTGDSLDGKRVVVSGSGNVAIYAIEKVHQLGGTVVACSDSDGYVLDEKGIDLALLRELKEERRARLDDYVRHVPHAVAVSGRTVWEVPCDLALPCATQNEIGGAEAAALVAGGCVAVVEGANMPTTPEAVRILGRAGVRFAPGKAANAGGVAVSALEMQQNASRDSWTFAQSEQRLRETMRDIHARCWATAEEYGLPGDYVAGANINGFRRVAEAMLAHGLV; encoded by the coding sequence ATGCCGGAGACCGTCGAGACGGTGTTCGCGAACGTGGTCAAGCGGAACCCGGGTGAGCCCGAGTTCCACCAGGCCGTCCGGGAGGTGCTGGAGAGCATCGGACCGGCCCTGGCCCGCCACCCCGAGTACGCGCACGCGTGTGTCATCGAGCGGATCTGCGAGCCGGAGCGGCAGGTCATCTTCCGGGTGCCGTGGGAGGACGACCACGGCCGGGTCCGGGTGAACCGCGGCTTCCGGGTGGAGTTCAACAGCGCGCTGGGCCCGTTCAAGGGTGGGCTGCGCTTCCACCCGTCGGTCTACCTGGGGATCGTGAAGTTCCTCGGCTTCGAGCAGATCTTCAAGAACGCGCTGACCGGCCTGCCGATCGGCGGCGGCAAGGGCGGTGCGGACTTCGACCCGAAGGGCCGCTCGGACCGCGAGGTGATGCGGTTCTGCCAGAGCTTCATGACCGAGCTGTACCGGCACATCGGCGCGCAGACCGACGTGCCGGCCGGGGACATCGGGGTGGGTGGCCGGGAGATCGGCTACCTGTTCGGCCAGTACAAGCGGATCACCAACCGGTACGAGTCCGGCGTGCTCACCGGCAAGGGACTGTCGTACGGGGGCGCGCAGGTGCGGCGCGAGGCGACCGGCTACGGGGCGGTCTTCTTCGCCGAGGAGATGCTGAAGCAGACCGGGGACAGCCTGGACGGCAAGCGGGTGGTGGTCTCCGGCTCGGGCAATGTGGCGATCTACGCGATCGAGAAGGTGCACCAGCTCGGCGGGACGGTGGTGGCCTGCTCGGACTCGGACGGCTACGTGCTGGACGAGAAGGGCATCGACCTCGCCCTGCTCCGCGAGCTGAAGGAGGAGCGCCGAGCCCGCCTGGACGACTACGTCCGGCACGTGCCGCACGCGGTGGCGGTCTCCGGTCGTACCGTCTGGGAAGTGCCCTGTGATCTGGCGCTGCCCTGCGCGACGCAGAACGAGATCGGCGGCGCGGAGGCCGCGGCGCTCGTGGCCGGCGGCTGTGTCGCGGTGGTCGAGGGGGCGAACATGCCGACCACGCCGGAGGCGGTGCGGATCCTGGGCCGGGCCGGGGTCCGGTTCGCCCCGGGCAAGGCCGCCAACGCCGGCGGGGTGGCGGTGAGTGCGCTGGAGATGCAGCAGAACGCGAGCCGCGACTCGTGGACGTTCGCGCAGTCGGAGCAGCGGCTGCGGGAGACGATGCGGGACATCCACGCCCGCTGCTGGGCCACCGCCGAGGAGTACGGGCTGCCGGGCGACTACGTGGCCGGGGCGAACATCAACGGGTTCCGGCGGGTGGCGGAGGCGATGCTGGCACACGGCCTGGTGTGA
- a CDS encoding MazG-like family protein codes for MDELIWKTARDARAWLDAANGTGDAELTSRLLKLTEEAGEVAAAWIGVLGQNPRKGVTHTRAEVAAELADVAFTALVAIESLGLDAETLLSACAEKARTRLT; via the coding sequence GTGGACGAGTTGATCTGGAAGACGGCGAGGGACGCCCGCGCCTGGCTGGACGCCGCCAACGGCACCGGGGACGCAGAGCTGACCTCGCGCCTGCTCAAGCTCACCGAGGAGGCGGGGGAGGTGGCCGCCGCCTGGATCGGGGTGCTCGGCCAGAACCCCCGCAAGGGCGTCACGCACACCCGCGCCGAGGTGGCCGCCGAACTGGCCGACGTGGCGTTCACCGCCCTGGTGGCGATCGAGAGCCTGGGCCTGGACGCCGAGACCCTGCTGTCCGCCTGCGCCGAAAAGGCCCGCACCCGACTGACCTGA
- a CDS encoding pirin family protein has product MDRTESLPAQTLPPGLGSTDPGSVLLPGHDVPLGRYTTVRRLLPQRQRRLVGAWCFVDHFGPDDVAERPGMEVPPHPHTGLQTVTWLLDGEILHRDSLGNVQPIRPGQLNVMTSGHGIAHSERSPLVHPPLMHGVQLWVALPDPARAGAADFAHHAELPRWSDGDLDVTLLVGEVGGERSPAVVYTPLVGAQLEVRGPAPATLPLRRDFEYGLLAMSGSAEVDGVAFAPGALLYLGAGRDALTLRAAPGSRLLLLGGTPFEEPLVMWWNFVGRSHEEVAAAREDWMAGRRFGTVADDAAPPLPAPALPTTRLKARDRHGTTLG; this is encoded by the coding sequence GTGGACCGTACCGAATCCCTGCCGGCGCAGACCCTCCCACCTGGCCTGGGCTCCACCGACCCCGGCAGCGTGCTGCTCCCCGGGCACGACGTGCCGTTGGGCCGCTACACCACGGTGCGCCGGCTGCTGCCGCAGCGGCAGCGGCGGCTCGTCGGCGCCTGGTGCTTCGTGGACCATTTCGGACCGGACGACGTGGCCGAGCGCCCCGGCATGGAGGTGCCGCCGCACCCGCACACCGGGCTGCAGACGGTCACCTGGCTGCTCGACGGGGAGATCCTGCACCGGGACAGCCTGGGCAACGTCCAGCCGATCCGTCCCGGCCAGCTCAACGTGATGACCTCGGGGCACGGCATCGCCCACTCGGAGCGCTCGCCCCTGGTGCACCCGCCGCTCATGCACGGCGTGCAGCTCTGGGTGGCGCTGCCGGACCCGGCCCGGGCCGGCGCGGCCGACTTCGCCCACCACGCCGAGCTGCCCCGCTGGAGCGACGGCGACCTGGACGTCACCCTGCTCGTCGGCGAGGTGGGCGGGGAGCGTTCCCCGGCCGTGGTGTACACGCCGCTGGTCGGCGCGCAGCTCGAGGTCCGGGGTCCGGCGCCGGCCACGCTGCCGCTGCGCCGCGACTTCGAGTACGGGCTACTCGCCATGTCCGGCTCCGCCGAGGTGGACGGGGTGGCCTTCGCCCCCGGTGCGCTGCTCTACCTGGGCGCCGGCCGGGACGCGCTGACCCTGCGGGCCGCGCCGGGCAGCCGGCTGCTGCTGCTCGGCGGCACCCCGTTCGAGGAGCCGCTGGTGATGTGGTGGAACTTCGTGGGCCGCTCGCACGAGGAGGTCGCGGCCGCCCGCGAGGACTGGATGGCGGGCCGGCGGTTCGGGACGGTCGCCGACGACGCTGCGCCTCCGCTGCCGGCCCCGGCGCTGCCGACCACCCGGCTCAAGGCGCGGGACCGGCACGGCACCACGCTCGGCTGA